A genomic stretch from Desulfolutivibrio sulfodismutans DSM 3696 includes:
- a CDS encoding DUF1835 domain-containing protein, with translation MADRKNEINPICHIIGGDIAGGCLAKAGLSGEVFVWRDILYDGPRQPGWPTETELCTRALFLEESTAGGMDRKFILKGLHNQYQRLAEAAVHEHVVLWFDACLFDQSMLAHILACLAHTGNKRAELICVDAFPGIEPFHGLGQLQPGQLASLYPGRRPVTDGQFRFAAVVDQAFATQDAAVFAELSETTDPPLPFVPAAVRRWLQEQPDPRTGLGRLEALALAAIRAGCETPGEILKAVSAADPPPRFWGDTTLWGKINGLADRAPALVLIEGPGGRLPQWESRVSLADFNLTALPCQPSHTTA, from the coding sequence ATGGCCGACAGGAAAAATGAGATAAACCCGATATGCCACATCATAGGCGGTGACATCGCAGGCGGATGTTTGGCAAAGGCCGGTCTTTCCGGAGAGGTGTTCGTCTGGCGTGACATCCTCTATGACGGCCCCCGGCAGCCGGGCTGGCCAACGGAAACGGAACTCTGCACCCGGGCGCTGTTTTTGGAGGAGTCCACCGCAGGCGGCATGGACCGGAAGTTTATTCTAAAAGGTCTGCATAATCAGTATCAAAGGCTGGCTGAAGCGGCTGTTCATGAACATGTCGTGCTGTGGTTTGACGCCTGCCTTTTTGATCAGTCCATGCTGGCCCATATTCTTGCCTGTCTGGCTCACACAGGAAACAAGAGGGCAGAACTCATTTGTGTGGATGCGTTCCCAGGGATCGAACCCTTTCATGGGCTTGGACAACTTCAGCCGGGACAACTCGCATCACTCTACCCAGGCAGGCGTCCCGTCACAGACGGGCAGTTTCGCTTTGCAGCGGTCGTGGACCAGGCGTTTGCAACACAGGATGCCGCCGTGTTCGCCGAACTCTCAGAAACGACCGATCCGCCTCTCCCCTTCGTTCCGGCAGCGGTCAGGCGATGGCTGCAGGAACAACCCGACCCGCGAACCGGGCTGGGGAGGCTTGAAGCGCTTGCCCTCGCGGCGATTCGCGCCGGTTGCGAAACGCCGGGCGAGATTTTGAAGGCCGTTTCAGCCGCCGATCCTCCGCCCCGGTTCTGGGGCGATACGACGTTGTGGGGCAAAATCAATGGGCTTGCGGATCGGGCGCCTGCGCTGGTGCTGATTGAAGGCCCCGGGGGCAGGTTGCCGCAATGGGAGAGCCGGGTGTCGCTTGCGGACTTCAACCTCACGGCCTTGCCCTGCCAGCCGTCGCACACGACAGCCTGA
- a CDS encoding electron transfer flavoprotein subunit alpha: MEKILFLAHTEADGSLSQAGLEALTAAKTLAQGLGAGFDAALFGADAAAAANAVAGCGAGTFFCVSGQAFAQARYATDAAAITTLCQAAEATIVVCADDSRLSRAVPGAAHRLGGRADTHVTALAAKDGAAFVQRWHYRQRMYAEVTRVQRPWFVTVSGGVFPASDVAPGQAAVQAVTVADVATRTTVKEILAPSADEQTIRPDAALLFVAGAGWTKKQADGQPHTPEAAELILGFTTKAQASLGSSKSLVDMGGEGQAVLPFLTHLHQVGQTGATPRHPKGLATCCHGEEPHVVGWRFIGERRAVNLDAGCGWAQGKCDVLYVADAFAVMRLVNAMIG; encoded by the coding sequence ATGGAAAAGATCCTTTTTCTCGCCCATACCGAAGCGGACGGCAGCCTGTCCCAGGCCGGGCTGGAGGCCCTGACCGCCGCCAAAACCCTGGCCCAGGGGCTTGGCGCGGGGTTTGACGCAGCCCTTTTCGGGGCCGACGCGGCCGCCGCCGCCAACGCCGTGGCCGGATGCGGCGCGGGCACGTTTTTTTGCGTCTCGGGCCAGGCCTTCGCCCAGGCCCGCTACGCCACGGACGCCGCCGCCATCACAACGCTGTGCCAGGCGGCAGAAGCCACCATCGTGGTCTGCGCCGACGACTCCCGCCTGTCCCGGGCCGTGCCCGGGGCGGCCCACCGCCTGGGCGGCCGGGCGGACACCCATGTCACGGCCCTTGCGGCCAAGGATGGCGCGGCCTTCGTGCAACGCTGGCACTACCGCCAGCGCATGTACGCCGAGGTCACCCGGGTCCAGCGCCCCTGGTTCGTCACCGTCTCCGGCGGCGTGTTCCCGGCCTCTGACGTCGCCCCGGGCCAGGCTGCGGTGCAGGCCGTGACGGTGGCGGACGTGGCCACGCGCACCACGGTGAAGGAGATCCTCGCGCCATCGGCCGACGAGCAGACCATCCGTCCGGACGCGGCGCTTCTGTTCGTGGCCGGGGCAGGTTGGACCAAAAAGCAGGCCGACGGCCAGCCCCACACCCCCGAGGCGGCGGAACTCATTTTGGGATTCACCACCAAGGCCCAGGCCTCCCTGGGCAGCAGCAAGTCCCTGGTGGACATGGGCGGCGAGGGCCAGGCCGTGCTGCCGTTTCTCACCCACCTGCACCAGGTGGGACAGACCGGGGCCACCCCGCGCCATCCCAAGGGGCTGGCCACCTGCTGCCACGGCGAGGAGCCGCATGTGGTGGGCTGGCGGTTCATCGGCGAGCGCCGGGCGGTGAACCTGGATGCGGGCTGCGGCTGGGCCCAGGGCAAATGCGACGTGCTCTATGTGGCCGACGCCTTTGCGGTCATGCGGCTGGTCAACGCCATGATCGGATAG
- a CDS encoding methyltransferase family protein, with the protein MNRWGSGTALYRASLCYAKLAFFYDELLFAAVARPYVKYLPLRPVGAGLVLLGLAVYAAAIMRLYQSYDASRLETGGIYALVRHPMYAAWVVCIIPGLSLLAGGMLVLSAPIFTALIYRLSIRHEEQWLESRFGDDYRRYRARVGGVLPGVSG; encoded by the coding sequence ATGAATCGCTGGGGATCGGGCACGGCCCTGTATCGGGCCTCCCTGTGCTACGCCAAGCTGGCCTTTTTTTACGATGAACTGCTCTTTGCCGCCGTGGCCCGGCCCTACGTCAAATACCTGCCCCTGCGCCCCGTGGGCGCCGGATTGGTGCTTCTGGGGCTTGCCGTCTACGCCGCGGCCATCATGCGTCTGTATCAATCCTATGACGCCAGCCGCCTGGAGACCGGGGGGATCTACGCCCTGGTGCGCCACCCCATGTATGCGGCCTGGGTGGTGTGCATCATCCCGGGCCTGTCGCTTCTGGCGGGCGGGATGTTGGTGCTGAGCGCGCCGATTTTCACCGCCCTGATCTACCGCCTGTCCATCCGGCATGAAGAGCAGTGGCTGGAGTCGCGCTTTGGCGACGACTATCGGCGCTACCGGGCCCGGGTGGGCGGCGTGCTTCCGGGGGTGTCCGGCTGA
- a CDS encoding YeeE/YedE thiosulfate transporter family protein, translating to MRRDATAWNPYVAGALSGVLAVGSVAVTGKYLGASTTFVRGAGMVERLFSPDVVASLSYYLKEKPIIDWQFLFVAGIFLGAFLAAKLSGDFKIQAVPDSWRQRFGPGAGLRAVVAFFGGIIAMFGARLADGCPSGHGLSGLSQLSVSGFLSAAGFFLGGILMARLVYGRK from the coding sequence ATGCGCCGAGACGCAACGGCATGGAATCCTTATGTGGCAGGGGCCTTATCCGGGGTGCTGGCCGTGGGGTCCGTCGCGGTCACGGGGAAATACCTCGGGGCCTCGACGACGTTCGTGCGCGGGGCGGGCATGGTGGAACGCCTCTTCTCGCCCGACGTGGTGGCCAGCTTAAGCTACTATCTCAAGGAAAAGCCCATCATCGACTGGCAGTTCCTGTTTGTGGCGGGGATTTTCCTGGGGGCCTTTCTGGCCGCGAAGCTCTCCGGAGACTTCAAGATCCAGGCCGTTCCCGACTCCTGGCGTCAGCGTTTCGGCCCGGGGGCGGGCCTGCGGGCCGTGGTCGCCTTTTTCGGCGGCATCATCGCCATGTTCGGGGCCAGGCTGGCCGACGGCTGCCCCAGCGGCCACGGCTTAAGCGGCCTGAGCCAGCTTTCGGTCTCCGGCTTTCTGTCCGCCGCCGGATTCTTCCTGGGCGGCATCCTTATGGCCCGCCTGGTCTACGGGAGAAAATGA
- a CDS encoding Rossmann-like domain-containing protein: MDRQPCALDVLQNKAARIWEKAGLLQTPITITARTLSTQEAIGDPEGDDFPLQKGKERLMEAVFLGSRGQAFTDQFGDFSGSLADVADMPLGNNFRRAVLVCAVNATARHLGLCDRTIHCRDKEPGQCAGLFSEYISARYGAPRIAQVGFQPKIIEALAKRFEMRVLDLDPDNIGTTRHGAPVEGPAKQLEVLDWADLWVVTGSTLANDTLGDFLGTKPVVFYGTTIAGTAALLGLERFCAMAT; the protein is encoded by the coding sequence ATGGACCGACAGCCTTGCGCCCTGGATGTGCTGCAAAACAAGGCCGCCCGGATATGGGAAAAGGCGGGGCTGCTCCAGACGCCCATCACGATCACGGCCCGGACGTTGAGCACGCAGGAGGCCATCGGCGACCCCGAAGGGGACGACTTTCCTCTGCAAAAGGGCAAGGAACGGCTCATGGAGGCGGTATTTCTCGGCAGCCGGGGGCAGGCCTTCACGGATCAGTTCGGCGATTTCTCGGGCAGTCTGGCCGATGTGGCGGACATGCCCCTGGGCAACAATTTCCGCCGGGCGGTGCTCGTCTGCGCTGTCAACGCCACGGCCAGACACCTGGGGCTGTGCGACCGGACCATCCACTGTCGTGACAAGGAGCCCGGGCAATGCGCCGGGCTTTTCAGCGAGTACATCAGCGCCCGCTACGGCGCGCCGCGTATCGCCCAGGTGGGATTTCAGCCGAAGATCATCGAGGCCCTGGCAAAGCGCTTCGAGATGCGGGTGCTCGATCTCGACCCGGACAACATCGGGACCACCCGGCACGGGGCGCCCGTCGAGGGGCCTGCGAAGCAACTGGAGGTGCTGGACTGGGCGGATCTGTGGGTGGTCACCGGCTCCACCCTGGCCAATGACACCCTTGGGGATTTCCTCGGCACAAAACCGGTGGTGTTCTACGGCACCACCATCGCCGGAACCGCCGCGCTTTTGGGCCTCGAGCGGTTCTGCGCCATGGCCACATAG
- the dapF gene encoding diaminopimelate epimerase yields the protein MGFGISGIAKTVPFFKMQGCGNDFVLIDNRVARLPVAAMSGWAQAVCRKAFGVGADGLVFLDDAPAGATADYIWHFYNADGSRAEMCGNGARCAARLAFLIGLAPAVHVLGTDAGDIAAEVFAGTSQVRVRLTMPKGLLLGMEVEVSGMTVPFHFVDTGVPHAVVIREDLADLDVAGLGRAMRYHEEFAPAGTNVNFITVENHGRIRLRTYERGVEAETYACGTGAVASAVVAGALGLVGGEVEVVTTGGEVLGVSVGEGAPYLRGAAELIFWGDMDPASMGLSRD from the coding sequence ATGGGTTTCGGCATATCCGGGATCGCCAAAACGGTCCCTTTTTTCAAAATGCAGGGCTGCGGCAACGATTTCGTGCTCATCGACAACCGTGTGGCCCGGCTTCCCGTGGCCGCCATGAGCGGCTGGGCCCAGGCCGTGTGCCGAAAGGCCTTCGGCGTGGGCGCGGATGGGCTTGTTTTTCTGGATGACGCCCCGGCCGGGGCCACGGCGGATTATATCTGGCATTTCTACAACGCCGACGGCTCCCGGGCCGAGATGTGCGGCAACGGGGCGCGGTGCGCGGCCCGGCTGGCCTTCCTCATCGGCCTGGCCCCGGCTGTGCATGTCCTGGGTACGGACGCCGGAGACATCGCGGCCGAGGTTTTTGCGGGCACAAGCCAGGTGCGGGTGCGGCTGACCATGCCCAAGGGGTTGCTTTTGGGCATGGAGGTCGAGGTTTCCGGCATGACCGTGCCGTTTCATTTCGTGGACACGGGGGTGCCCCATGCCGTGGTCATCCGCGAAGACCTGGCCGACCTGGACGTCGCCGGGCTTGGCCGGGCCATGCGCTATCATGAAGAGTTCGCCCCGGCCGGGACCAACGTGAATTTCATTACGGTTGAAAACCATGGCCGCATCCGGCTGCGCACCTATGAGCGCGGCGTGGAGGCCGAAACCTATGCCTGCGGCACCGGGGCCGTGGCCTCGGCCGTGGTGGCCGGGGCGCTTGGGCTGGTGGGCGGCGAGGTGGAGGTGGTGACCACAGGCGGCGAGGTGCTCGGAGTGAGTGTGGGCGAAGGCGCGCCCTACCTGCGCGGCGCGGCCGAGCTGATTTTTTGGGGCGACATGGACCCGGCGTCCATGGGGCTTTCCCGCGACTGA
- a CDS encoding VOC family protein has translation MHYTGINHLAMATGDMDGTIRFWRDLLGLRLVAGLGRPGYRHYFFEISPTDMIAFFEWDGVEPIPEKDHGVPVRGPYAFDHVAIGVRDRNDLFEIKDKLEAADVWVSEVIDHGFIFSVYAFDPNGIAIEFSCPVPGVDVRAHPAMVDKRPSAVTLEGADPVPGTWPTVTRPTPLSERRIYPGEGREILAEEE, from the coding sequence ATGCACTACACCGGCATCAACCACTTGGCCATGGCCACCGGGGACATGGACGGGACTATCCGTTTCTGGCGCGACCTTCTGGGCCTGCGGCTGGTGGCGGGGCTGGGGCGTCCCGGCTACCGGCACTATTTTTTCGAGATAAGCCCCACCGACATGATCGCCTTTTTCGAATGGGACGGCGTGGAACCCATCCCGGAAAAGGACCACGGCGTGCCCGTCAGGGGGCCGTACGCCTTCGATCATGTGGCCATCGGGGTGCGGGACAGAAACGACCTCTTCGAGATCAAGGATAAGCTTGAGGCGGCGGACGTCTGGGTGTCCGAGGTCATCGACCACGGCTTCATCTTTTCCGTCTATGCCTTCGACCCCAACGGCATCGCCATCGAGTTCAGCTGTCCCGTGCCCGGCGTGGACGTCCGCGCCCACCCGGCCATGGTCGACAAGCGGCCGTCGGCCGTGACCCTGGAAGGGGCCGACCCCGTGCCCGGGACATGGCCGACCGTGACCCGGCCCACGCCCCTTTCCGAACGGCGCATTTATCCCGGCGAGGGCCGGGAGATCTTGGCCGAAGAAGAATAA
- a CDS encoding sensor histidine kinase yields the protein MRVLPSTIRGRLVLLVLLSVLPAMGLLGLFWQQERVRAMELAQEEARQLVAGAADIQEHMALGARQMLMTLSQLPEVRAQDSVACSTIFARLLKENPYYTNILAVDAAGDMFASGIPAEGPVTLGDRKHFLDAVKDRTFSVGEYIVSRTSYEPAFPYALPYFTEDGRLSGVLIAAVRLSSIKDWLADSRYPAGTMLGIADHVGIRLYHYPPSPRTNPPGKPIKKEIWEAAKASGDTGLVRQTGSDGVTRVYAYAKLRLGQDLEPYMTFFAGLPVEAVLDGASRDHIRLLGLLGALAVISLVGAWLLGAVSIGRTVGLLVAAAERFGRGDFFARTGIAHDTGELGRLAGAMDGMAEALERESAMRHEAESNLRGAKEAAEAASKAKSEFLANMSHEIRTPLNGILGMIQLLELSELSGEQKEYLSHAAQSGKRLTALLTDILDLSRIEAGKLVVREEAFSLPDLLGEVEMLFRHAAREKGVALVMRPDADVPARLVGDAARLRQILLNLVGNAVKFTPSGEVAVEISFLPGRRPGTFRLLFSVSDTGIGIPGDLLASIFEPFTQVDGSYSRRFQGAGLGLPIVKRLVQLLGGSLAIDSAPGEGTTVYFHVPCRVAESARPTDIPRPGVPPLRPVG from the coding sequence ATGCGCGTTTTGCCATCGACGATCCGGGGCAGGCTGGTCCTTTTGGTGCTGCTCTCCGTGCTCCCGGCCATGGGCCTTTTGGGCCTATTCTGGCAACAGGAACGGGTGCGGGCCATGGAACTCGCCCAGGAGGAAGCCAGGCAGCTTGTGGCCGGCGCGGCGGATATCCAGGAGCACATGGCCCTCGGCGCCCGGCAGATGCTCATGACCCTGTCCCAACTGCCCGAGGTTCGCGCGCAGGATTCCGTTGCCTGCTCGACGATATTTGCCCGCCTACTCAAGGAAAATCCTTATTATACCAATATTCTGGCCGTAGACGCCGCAGGGGACATGTTCGCCTCAGGCATTCCCGCCGAGGGTCCGGTCACGCTTGGCGACCGCAAACATTTCCTGGATGCGGTGAAAGACCGCACCTTTTCCGTCGGCGAATACATCGTCAGCCGGACATCCTACGAACCGGCCTTTCCCTATGCCCTTCCGTATTTTACGGAAGACGGCCGCCTTTCGGGGGTGCTCATCGCCGCCGTGCGTCTGAGCTCCATCAAGGACTGGCTGGCCGATTCGCGGTATCCTGCCGGGACCATGCTCGGCATCGCCGATCATGTCGGCATCCGGCTCTACCATTATCCCCCCTCGCCCCGGACCAACCCCCCGGGCAAGCCCATCAAAAAGGAGATTTGGGAAGCGGCGAAAGCCTCGGGGGATACCGGTTTAGTCCGGCAGACCGGCTCCGATGGCGTCACGCGGGTCTATGCCTACGCCAAATTGCGTTTGGGACAGGATCTCGAACCGTACATGACCTTTTTCGCCGGATTGCCTGTGGAAGCGGTCTTGGACGGGGCCTCCCGGGACCACATCCGCCTTCTGGGCCTGCTCGGCGCCCTGGCGGTGATCTCCCTGGTCGGGGCCTGGCTGCTGGGCGCCGTGTCCATCGGCCGCACCGTGGGCCTGCTGGTGGCGGCTGCCGAGCGGTTCGGACGCGGCGATTTTTTTGCCCGTACCGGCATTGCCCACGACACAGGAGAGCTGGGGCGGCTGGCCGGGGCCATGGACGGCATGGCCGAGGCCCTGGAGCGGGAATCGGCCATGCGCCACGAGGCCGAAAGCAACCTGCGTGGGGCCAAGGAGGCGGCCGAGGCCGCGAGCAAGGCCAAGTCGGAGTTTCTGGCCAACATGAGCCACGAGATCAGGACGCCCTTAAACGGCATCCTGGGCATGATCCAGCTTCTGGAGCTCTCGGAGCTCAGCGGGGAGCAGAAGGAATATTTGTCGCATGCCGCCCAGTCCGGGAAACGCCTGACCGCGCTTTTAACCGACATCCTGGATCTGTCGCGCATCGAGGCGGGCAAGCTTGTGGTGCGCGAGGAGGCGTTTTCCCTGCCGGACCTTCTTGGCGAGGTGGAGATGCTTTTTCGCCATGCCGCCCGGGAAAAAGGCGTCGCCCTGGTGATGCGGCCCGATGCGGACGTTCCCGCAAGGCTTGTGGGCGATGCGGCCAGGCTGCGCCAGATTCTGTTGAACCTGGTGGGCAACGCCGTCAAGTTCACGCCGTCCGGGGAGGTGGCCGTGGAAATCAGCTTCCTGCCGGGCCGCAGGCCAGGGACATTTCGGTTGCTGTTTAGCGTTTCGGATACCGGCATCGGCATCCCGGGCGACCTGCTGGCCTCCATCTTCGAACCCTTCACCCAGGTGGACGGCTCCTACAGCCGCCGCTTTCAGGGGGCGGGGCTGGGGCTGCCCATCGTCAAGCGGCTGGTGCAGCTTCTGGGCGGTTCGCTGGCCATCGACAGCGCCCCCGGGGAGGGCACGACGGTCTATTTCCATGTCCCCTGCCGGGTCGCCGAGTCCGCCCGGCCGACGGACATCCCCCGGCCGGGCGTTCCCCCTCTCCGACCGGTCGGTTGA
- a CDS encoding electron transfer flavoprotein subunit beta: MSTGFHIVVCGGIVPDPLQTLEPVSTPAGPGLKNEMMLPAILDPWASHALFEAAHLAKGAPGSKVWLVSLGPKAKLQQVMMSVAQKAPFELVVCDGPAGGFTESAEAAEALAAAIEAIPGIDKTRLLLFGGWQSASRGAGTTMQLVGERLGVTEQFQGVDRLTVGADGSLTIMERVEGGAYQVSVCQGAPAVLGWATGELPEPPNNPQVGMQNMRFIMPALQKAKPAKVGADGVTFAAVELPKQRRETRIVKDTPAEDIAREIVAWIRG, from the coding sequence ATGAGCACGGGTTTTCACATCGTGGTCTGCGGCGGCATCGTGCCCGATCCGCTCCAGACCCTGGAACCGGTGAGCACCCCGGCCGGGCCGGGACTCAAAAACGAGATGATGCTGCCGGCCATCCTCGACCCCTGGGCCTCCCACGCCCTGTTCGAGGCCGCGCATCTGGCCAAGGGCGCGCCCGGCAGCAAGGTCTGGCTGGTGAGCCTGGGGCCCAAGGCCAAGCTGCAGCAGGTGATGATGTCCGTGGCCCAGAAGGCCCCCTTTGAGCTGGTGGTCTGCGACGGCCCGGCCGGGGGATTCACGGAGTCGGCCGAGGCGGCCGAGGCGTTGGCCGCCGCCATCGAGGCCATCCCCGGCATCGACAAGACGAGGCTGCTTCTTTTCGGCGGCTGGCAGTCGGCCTCGCGCGGCGCCGGGACCACCATGCAGCTGGTGGGCGAACGCCTGGGCGTCACCGAGCAGTTCCAGGGCGTGGACAGGCTGACGGTCGGCGCGGATGGGTCGCTCACGATCATGGAACGCGTGGAGGGCGGGGCCTATCAGGTATCCGTGTGCCAGGGCGCTCCGGCGGTCCTGGGCTGGGCCACCGGGGAGCTTCCCGAGCCTCCCAACAACCCCCAGGTGGGCATGCAGAACATGCGTTTTATCATGCCCGCCCTGCAAAAGGCCAAACCGGCCAAGGTCGGCGCGGACGGCGTGACGTTCGCTGCGGTTGAGCTGCCCAAGCAGCGCCGCGAGACCCGCATCGTCAAGGACACCCCGGCCGAGGACATCGCCCGGGAGATCGTGGCCTGGATACGCGGCTGA
- a CDS encoding DUF6691 family protein — protein sequence MELLIGLFTGIVFGFLLQRAHVLRYDKQLGALRLMDMTIVKFMLAHILVAMVGLYLLSDLGLAKLSLKATVLGANILGGLIFGLGWGLLGYCPGTSLGALGEGRVDALSGILGMLVGAAVFSRSYDWLLTTVYTWGDYGKITLPGVTGLNHWLVIAVLAAVYVLILRFLERKGL from the coding sequence ATGGAACTCCTTATCGGCCTTTTCACCGGCATCGTCTTCGGCTTCCTGCTCCAGCGCGCCCATGTGCTGCGCTACGACAAGCAGCTCGGGGCCCTGCGGCTCATGGACATGACCATCGTCAAGTTCATGCTGGCGCACATCCTGGTGGCCATGGTCGGCCTGTATCTGTTGTCCGATCTGGGCCTGGCCAAGCTGTCCCTCAAGGCCACGGTGCTCGGAGCCAACATCCTGGGCGGGCTGATCTTCGGCCTGGGCTGGGGGCTTCTGGGCTACTGCCCGGGCACCTCGCTCGGGGCCCTGGGCGAGGGCCGGGTGGACGCCCTGTCCGGCATCCTGGGCATGCTTGTCGGCGCGGCGGTCTTCTCCCGATCCTACGACTGGCTTTTAACAACGGTCTACACCTGGGGGGACTACGGCAAGATCACCCTGCCTGGGGTGACGGGCCTGAACCACTGGCTGGTCATCGCGGTCCTGGCCGCCGTCTACGTGCTCATCCTGCGCTTTCTCGAGCGCAAGGGGCTGTGA
- a CDS encoding acyl-CoA dehydrogenase family protein, translating into MELLRTLPGDDVRQIMWRFADRFDMQMAVQSARSVARGLVARLVAEGARHTHEWTPQKAQLLKAFDESGITAVFLDPHQGGFIEGPKNMGLALVAFELSWVDAGSATCSLAGNLALSPIHERGTPEQRDHYMSLCAPAAPGEDRTPWRGAFALTEPLPYVGVDTGVLCGRVRVASWEEGQEPVLQVEKRGRFITGMDFANFVTAAVETGDPRIKTSCMVILEESDPGTFDRGSPTLKMVHQLSSTRDPVLSLTVPASRIIGGYTVKDGVIVPNYTHGEIIAAVFHRTRVTVALMTTAKLLSAIEPVIRYQRARFRGGDACTEGSPKFELGLQQKQDAVHRLAEVWATGEASASLGFATARLFDLLDPTEKAKDQALAEMGVQGVRAQLMTVRKSQPKALELVDLLFAPAEGRDEARLAELTADPLVLYTVLEAEASVLCPACKLWNTGYGSVMMREAVALMGGYGITEDCPGFLFHKWTDCQLEATYEGPEAVQRRQLSATMINEVFLALARKYVDELETLHASRPDIGAASVAAGFRLWLWTLDFLSSEKDADGNRLYHGKRQGVTFPLADALCWLVAARLQILDVVELAEKGPENPLLAEGLEGTVTFFTDLARIQAAKAAAEAARVASLLVNGFAAPVADTAAFDSLRQAVDKSLAGTGKARDRAAEALTKVMIPEALDYPV; encoded by the coding sequence ATGGAACTTTTACGCACCCTGCCGGGCGACGATGTTCGGCAAATCATGTGGCGCTTTGCCGACCGTTTCGACATGCAGATGGCCGTCCAGTCCGCCCGCTCCGTGGCCCGGGGCCTGGTGGCGAGGCTTGTGGCCGAAGGCGCGCGCCATACCCACGAATGGACCCCGCAAAAGGCCCAGCTGCTCAAAGCCTTTGACGAATCGGGTATCACCGCCGTGTTCCTCGACCCCCACCAGGGCGGCTTCATCGAGGGACCGAAAAATATGGGGCTGGCCCTGGTGGCCTTCGAACTGTCCTGGGTGGACGCCGGGTCCGCCACCTGCTCCCTGGCCGGCAACCTGGCCCTGTCGCCCATCCACGAACGCGGCACGCCCGAACAGCGCGACCACTACATGAGCCTGTGCGCCCCGGCCGCCCCCGGCGAGGACCGCACCCCCTGGCGCGGAGCCTTCGCCCTCACCGAACCCCTGCCCTACGTGGGCGTGGACACGGGCGTCCTGTGCGGCCGGGTGCGCGTGGCCTCCTGGGAAGAGGGTCAGGAGCCGGTGCTTCAGGTGGAAAAACGCGGCCGATTCATCACCGGCATGGACTTCGCCAATTTCGTCACCGCCGCCGTGGAAACCGGCGACCCGCGCATCAAGACCTCCTGCATGGTCATCCTGGAGGAGTCCGACCCAGGAACCTTCGACCGGGGTTCGCCCACGCTGAAGATGGTGCATCAGTTGTCCTCCACCCGGGATCCGGTCCTGTCGCTGACCGTCCCGGCCAGCCGTATCATCGGCGGCTATACCGTCAAAGACGGGGTCATCGTCCCCAACTACACCCACGGCGAGATCATCGCCGCCGTGTTCCACCGCACCCGGGTCACCGTGGCGCTCATGACCACGGCCAAGCTGCTCTCGGCCATCGAACCGGTCATCCGCTATCAGCGCGCCCGGTTCCGGGGCGGCGACGCCTGCACCGAGGGTTCGCCCAAATTCGAACTGGGCCTGCAGCAGAAGCAGGACGCCGTCCACCGGCTGGCCGAGGTCTGGGCCACGGGCGAGGCCAGCGCGTCGCTGGGGTTCGCCACGGCCCGGCTCTTCGATCTCCTCGACCCCACGGAAAAGGCCAAGGACCAGGCCCTGGCCGAGATGGGCGTCCAGGGCGTGCGCGCCCAGCTCATGACCGTGCGCAAGAGCCAGCCCAAGGCCCTGGAACTCGTGGACCTGCTCTTCGCGCCGGCCGAAGGCCGCGACGAGGCCCGCCTGGCGGAGCTTACGGCCGATCCCCTGGTGCTCTACACCGTGCTCGAGGCCGAAGCCTCGGTGCTGTGCCCGGCCTGCAAGCTGTGGAACACGGGCTACGGTTCGGTCATGATGCGCGAGGCCGTGGCCCTTATGGGCGGCTACGGCATCACCGAGGACTGCCCGGGCTTCCTGTTCCACAAATGGACCGACTGCCAACTCGAGGCCACCTACGAGGGCCCCGAGGCCGTGCAGCGCCGCCAGCTCTCCGCCACCATGATCAATGAGGTCTTCCTGGCGCTTGCCCGCAAATACGTGGACGAACTGGAAACCCTGCACGCCTCCCGGCCGGACATCGGCGCCGCCAGCGTGGCCGCAGGCTTCCGCCTGTGGTTGTGGACCCTGGACTTCCTGTCCAGCGAAAAAGACGCCGACGGCAACCGCCTCTACCACGGCAAACGCCAGGGCGTGACCTTCCCCCTGGCCGACGCCCTGTGCTGGCTGGTGGCCGCCCGGCTGCAGATCCTCGACGTGGTGGAACTGGCCGAAAAGGGACCGGAAAACCCCCTCCTGGCCGAAGGCCTGGAAGGCACCGTCACGTTTTTCACTGACCTGGCCCGCATCCAGGCCGCCAAGGCCGCTGCCGAGGCCGCCCGGGTGGCCAGCCTCCTGGTCAACGGCTTCGCCGCCCCGGTCGCGGACACCGCCGCCTTCGACAGCCTGCGCCAGGCCGTGGACAAGTCCCTGGCCGGAACTGGCAAGGCCAGGGACCGCGCCGCCGAGGCCCTGACCAAGGTCATGATCCCCGAGGCCCTGGACTACCCGGTATAA